One Coffea arabica cultivar ET-39 chromosome 5e, Coffea Arabica ET-39 HiFi, whole genome shotgun sequence DNA segment encodes these proteins:
- the LOC113737110 gene encoding uncharacterized protein, producing the protein MSFLWEKSRTWRWIVTKTRDSKPFFVAFATVCGVVPGVVGFCVMQLTNSRSPELEAKLRQNARPDSLMMGKVNKERLGEFLGELQRKEDTNDRYVAALRGETLTRNPYVRMQPVPEQSAAEVSKEQE; encoded by the exons ATGTCGTTCCTGTGGGAGAAGAGCCGGACTTGGAGGTGGATCGTGACCAAGACTAGGGACTCAAAGCCCTTCTTCGTCGCTTTTGCCACCGTCTGCGGCGTCGTTCCGGGAGTCGTCGGTTTCTGTGTCATGCAGCTCACCAACTCCCGCTCTCCTGAGTTGGAAGCCAAGCTCCGCCAAAATGCCCGCCCCGATTCCCTT ATGATGGGGAAAGTGAACAAAGAGAGGCTGGGAGAATTCCTTGGGGAGTTGCAGAGGAAAGAGGATACAAATGACAGGTATGTTGCTGCTCTGAGAGGGGAAACGTTGACTAGAAACCCATATGTGAGAATGCAACCTGTCCCGGAGCAAAGCGCAGCTGAAGTTAGCAAGGAACAGGAGTAG